In Bacteroidales bacterium, the DNA window CATTTCGCTTGAAGTTGAGCCCGGCGCCTGACTTTCCGAGCGCTCTACCTGTAGTTTTAATGAAAGCGTATTTGGGTTGAACATCACTGAATATTCACCTGCATCCTTATCCTCTTCAGTAAAAGCGTTGTCCTTATATGCTTTGAAAGTAAGCTTGGTGAGTTTACCGGTAAATATGTCGTCAAGAATGCTCATCGTTCATTTTTGTTTTTAATTATTTTAGTCAGCTCATCAACTACTTTTTGATATTTTGCCGAATCGCAACATGATGATGAAGTTTGCTGTGTACCGGAATTATTATTATTCACTTCCGCGCGAATGACAAGTTCATTTATTTGAATAGGCATATTTATTTTTATTTGTTAAAATGAGATCTAATGTTTGGTTATATGTTGTAAGGTTGGGCTGCTGGTTTGGTTTATAGTAAATAGTTATTAGTTAAGGTTTAATAAACACCATTTACTATCAACTTCTGACTAAACTAGCTGCTCAACCATATAACCATTGACCATTATAAAATTTTAAATTAAGTTCATTTGTTTCGAATATTTATAAGCCAGTTCAAGAGTTTCAACTACTACTGAATTATCCTGGGCTTTCAAATCGGTAACTTGAATTTTTACCGGGTAAGCCGAATAAAAAATCCAGTTTTTTACCGGGATGTGGGTTTCATTCAGTAATGAAACGATTACTGTACAAGGACTGAATTCCATATTATAGATTGCATCTTCCACCCATTTTGTCAATATGGAAGGCAATGGAGACAAAGCCCTTTTAAGAACAAGGTTCGGAAATTTTGCTTTAACAGGAAGTTTGTGAGTATACCTGTTTTCGCCACCTTCAGCAAGTTCTTCAACTGTAAGTTCTGCCGACAATCCGGTAACTTCATGGAAACGCGAATCTATTTCAGCTCCGAGCATTTCAATAAAAGTTACCTTAAAATGAAACCCTACAAGCGGATACCTTTCAATAAAAGCCATTTTATAAAACTTATGAACGTTCTACAGAAATGCCTTCATGAGCCAGCTCCAAAGTTTCTATTGAAACTTCATTTCCTGTTGCTTTTAATGAACCACCATCAACCTTTACCGGGAATGCATTACGCACTTTCCATGTAATAACCGGTTCATGTTTTTCATTAAGCAAAGAAATAGTAATATCTCGGCGTTCAATAGTATTCAGTTGATGGGTATTCCACCATGTAAAAAATTCATTGTCGCCTTGCATAGCACCACGTTTCAGCGTGATGTTCCCATACTTCTGCATACCCGGCATTTTTACTGTTGAATAATCAGGACTTAAACCATCGCGATATTCAATAACCTGTGTTTCCACGTTAAGACCGGAAACTTCTGAGAAACTGATATTGGTACCACCCCATTCTACTCTGAAATGAAATACTGGTAATGGATATTTTGTTGCCATATTATTTTGATTTTTTTTAAGTTCTTATTATGATTTTTATTCTCCTGCCGCTAAGGCTCAAAGTCCTAAAATTTCACGAAATCTGATTTTAAATTATTCCTAATTCGTGAGTCTTCGTTCCTTAGAGCCTTTGTGGCGATTAATTATTTTTATGATTCCTGTAATTTATGAGAGAAACGTAAGATTATGAATTCGGCAGGACGTACAGCAGCCATGCCAATTTCAATGATCATGCGGCCTTCAAGAATATCCTGTGCGGTCATGGTTAATCCAAGACCAACATTTACATAATATGCATGTTCAGGTTTTGCGCCTGCCAATGCGCCTCTGCGCCATAAGTTGTTCAGGAAGCTATCCAATTGTCCGCGAACTCTTGCCCATGTGTTTGCATCATTCGGTTCAAACACAGCCCAGCCTGTTGATTTCTTAGAACTCTCTTCAACAAAATTAAAGAAGCGGCGAACAGGAACATAACGCCATTCATTATCATTACCTGCCAATGTGCGTGAACCCCATACCAGAATACCTTTTCCGGTAAACGTACGTATTGCATTAACTGACTTACCTGCATTCGGGTCGATGTTCATGTTTTCCTGAATAGAATCATTTATAAATTCAGAAACACCATTCACTGAGCTTACACTAACATTTGCCGGGGCTTTCCATACGCCACGGTCGCGGTCAACTGCTGAATAAATACCTGCAATAGCGCCACTCGGAGGGAGTAATGTAGCTTTTGAATTCAACACGCTCAAAATATTATTATAGAAAGGAATATAAGGAATGATAGCTTTTTCATAAGTATCTTCATAACCTATGCCTGTCTGCTGAATCAATGAAAGACTATTCTTAATTGCATAGAAAACATCTATCTCTGCTTTACCTGTTAACGGGTCAGTTACAGGAACAACATAAGAAGTAAAATCAAAACTACCGCTTTTAAATTTTCCTTTATAGGTAGTATAATTTGTTGTGCTTAGAAAAATAAGTTTATCAATAATTTTTGAAGTGATGATGTTTGTTGAAACCACACTTACTGCTGATGCAAGAAATTCACTGTTGGTAATAAGTTTTGTTTTCACCATAGCATCGGAATTCGTGGCTAACATACCATCTATTTGCAACAACAGATTCCATAACCTCAGGTTTTGATTTGCTGTTGACAATGCTTTGAAATCACTTTCATTTAACAACGCGGTAACTGTAGCGCTGAATTCACTATCAATATTATTGTTATCTGTAATGACCTGTTCCAGTGAAACAATGCGGTCTTTAATCTTCACGCCATTTTCGTCAACATCGGTATCCGTTAAATAATTCTTTATTGTAATTTCTGAATTGATATCTTCAAAATGGAATGTTTTTGTATAAGTTGTTGAAAGATATGGATGATAAACTGCGCCATATTTCAGGTAGTTCATTCCTACATTATTTCTGAAAGCTTCAATATCTTCAGAAAGAGAATTCTCTTCTTTAATATCCATAATGGTGAAACGGTCGCCTAATGTAGCGCACTGCATTAATGCTGCCTGTTGTAATGCGCCAAGCTGAGCAACATCAAGACCAACAGCATCAGGGAATAATATTAAAGTAGGTTCATCATATTTTTTCAAA includes these proteins:
- a CDS encoding DUF5908 family protein — encoded protein: MPIQINELVIRAEVNNNNSGTQQTSSSCCDSAKYQKVVDELTKIIKNKNER
- a CDS encoding phage tail protein; translated protein: MAFIERYPLVGFHFKVTFIEMLGAEIDSRFHEVTGLSAELTVEELAEGGENRYTHKLPVKAKFPNLVLKRALSPLPSILTKWVEDAIYNMEFSPCTVIVSLLNETHIPVKNWIFYSAYPVKIQVTDLKAQDNSVVVETLELAYKYSKQMNLI
- a CDS encoding phage tail protein; the protein is MATKYPLPVFHFRVEWGGTNISFSEVSGLNVETQVIEYRDGLSPDYSTVKMPGMQKYGNITLKRGAMQGDNEFFTWWNTHQLNTIERRDITISLLNEKHEPVITWKVRNAFPVKVDGGSLKATGNEVSIETLELAHEGISVERS
- a CDS encoding phage tail sheath C-terminal domain-containing protein, which translates into the protein PGVYVEEIVKFPPSVAEVETAIPAFIGFTEMAKKILDGDLNEIPTRITSLLEYEQYFGIGPTYTPSAIVLDSNNMPVADSCSLSNSKFVLYDSIRLFYDNGGGACYIISVGTYDETEATLFADNTKFKAGLDVLKKYDEPTLILFPDAVGLDVAQLGALQQAALMQCATLGDRFTIMDIKEENSLSEDIEAFRNNVGMNYLKYGAVYHPYLSTTYTKTFHFEDINSEITIKNYLTDTDVDENGVKIKDRIVSLEQVITDNNNIDSEFSATVTALLNESDFKALSTANQNLRLWNLLLQIDGMLATNSDAMVKTKLITNSEFLASAVSVVSTNIITSKIIDKLIFLSTTNYTTYKGKFKSGSFDFTSYVVPVTDPLTGKAEIDVFYAIKNSLSLIQQTGIGYEDTYEKAIIPYIPFYNNILSVLNSKATLLPPSGAIAGIYSAVDRDRGVWKAPANVSVSSVNGVSEFINDSIQENMNIDPNAGKSVNAIRTFTGKGILVWGSRTLAGNDNEWRYVPVRRFFNFVEESSKKSTGWAVFEPNDANTWARVRGQLDSFLNNLWRRGALAGAKPEHAYYVNVGLGLTMTAQDILEGRMIIEIGMAAVRPAEFIILRFSHKLQES